The DNA region aatagagatttcgatattactatcaacgtaattgggaacctacagggtcacacacgacgactaaatcgacgggatattttaaaacaataaaaccgtctaatagagattagatgatttaaggtgcgaccgattaatcggatatttaatgagattaaatttaccgattaattagacataatttattagaccgatttatacatacacatgggccATTCATATGTCTACATTTAGACATACACATGGGTCATTcatatgtctacatttatacatacacatgggccatacatatgtctacatttatacatacacatgggctaattaaatgatgccatttacctagacacatgtcatgtagggagcccatgtaattctaatcccacatcggtgggatttgaattttcttcccttcATGTTTGTTATATATAGGGTACAAAGCAtacaaatatagatatagatgagatatatatgtatgcatgtgtcTGTGTACGTTTACATACgcaaatatataagatatacatgtatgtatataaatgggcataattgagttgaattgttcaactcattaggtccaattaagtctaataaatttctaGGGTCGCActagtgtttctttcgagtgttggtcgctagcaccgccgatctcgaagactcgtcgacaaagtcggtgtggataccggtagaggcgtcacgcgtgggacgctcggtcgacaattttaaatattccaggtacgcttttatttactcttattcttctagtaggtcttgggattagtttcacgggtaggaaattttgaatttctgttcctttttcgcttccgttgcgccccgtggaactagcagcTCAGAGGGAAGAAATTGCGCTCAATCCAATCCAATTCGCGGCAGAATCCTAGCTTCCGCGGAAGAATTTTCACTCAATCTACTGAAGCGGATGGGAAGGTGGAACGCTAGTTTTCGCGATAGAGAAGAAATTCCTTTCCTCGAATCGGAGGGTAGAAGGAGGAGGGAAAAGGTGGAACCCTAGCTTATGAACATGAATCAGAGCAAAGCAACGGAGGAGTAGAGAAGGAGAAGCAAAGCATCGGAGGAGTGGGTATCGACGTTTCTCAATTTCATGTAAGTCTGCCATTTCAATTTCTCGAAGCACAGCATCAGAGATTTCACTGAATCTACAATTTCAAACACTAAACACGACTCGACTGGGTTATATCAATTTGCTTAACCGTTACATCAGTTCAATCCCTCATAAACTTAATAGGGTTTTAAAGCCGTTTGTTCCTTTGCCACAAAGAACACATCTGAGGGATTAGATTGATGTCACTAGAGATCACTTTGATTTCACACAAAAACACATGGACTTTGTAGTTGACCAGTGAGgcactaaattgatgtaacgatgaccaaattgatgtagcaGTTCAAAACTCGAGCACATTATTGATGTAATCAAAACTCGAGAGACTAAATTTATGTAAATCTCGAAAGACAGAATCGAAATTGCTTATTTACTCGTTCAATTTtccacccaaaagaaaaaaattgcatttgatttcttcttctttttctgtgagttttattttttatttaatgggCCAGTGAATTTTGGTTTTTCGGGCCTGTATTGAGTGAGTTTAGGGTGCAAATCTCCTTCATATCAGAAACGTCAAATGGATGGTAGAAATAAACTGCcgtaaaagaagaaaaagctgCCGCCACTTGATCTCTTTCTATGGCACTTGTCATTCGCCTTGCAAGTGTCATGAGTTAGAGATAATTAGCGGCACTCTTTTAACCGCCACAAATAATCCGTCGGAAAATATTGAACCTGCAGTAGTGTCCGCACATAGCAAGAGCCATTGTCAATGCTCTTCAATTTTCTAAgcatcttttttctttttcttttctttttcattgttCACTTGAAGCGCGTGGGTACTTTCCTctagtgtgtgtatatattatgtataatataGCACTTTacttgtatataatatatatatatatatatatatatatatatatattggttatGGGAAGTGGATGaatctaatataaaaaaaaagataaatagatGAGAACAAGATAAACGGACATAAATAATTTCACTGACAACAATTGAAATTGgaaccttttaatttttaagcaagGCTATCATTACACCGTACCCATTTCTCAAATATTTGTCACTATGGCTTAAAAGGGAAGGGCATTTATCACCGTATGACTTACCACATGGGATTGCTAGACCTAATATACGCATATCCTACTACGTAGGTTGGTTCAAGTAATTCGACtcttgttccgcttaagtaaTATCTAGAGTTTGAGTCATtgtaaatgtaaaaaattcatgttgtaAGAACTTTACTCTTTAGTGGACCGATCCGgctcgactagattagtcgggTCCAATTGAGCTTCCGAATACTAAGGTTCTCGAAAAAATACACCTATGCCCTCTATATACAAATACAGGAGTTGCTCACTTTCCTTCAACACCTGCCTCACTGACGTTAATCCCGGCCCAATCCATTACCTTGTGGTAAAACTTTCTTGCTAGCTATCGATAGCTCACAAATCGTGATGGATATGGAGATCAAAATCCAGGAAGGGCTGCAGAAAGCTCGTGGTCCAGCCACTATCCTTGCACTTGGCACAGCCAATCCCGCAAACATCATCCACCAGGCGGACTTCCCCGATTTCTACTTCCAAGTAACCAACAGCGACAACATGACCctcttgaaagagaaattcAAACGTATTTGTAAGTACCCATATCCATGACCGGGAAATCTTGTCACCGAATTACCCGAGGTCCGATGATTGAGCATATtctgttcttttattttgatcTTCAATTATGACAATTTGCACCCTTGCAGGTGACAAAACCATGATAAAGAAACGCCACATGGTCCTAACTCGAGACCTGCTCGAGCGGAACACTAACATGTGCGCTTACGGGGCATCATCTCTTAATGCACGCCAAGACATTCTTGTGCCCATGGTACCTGAGCTAGGAAAAGAGGCAGCATTGAAGGCTATTATTGAGGAGTGGGGCCTACCGAAGTCGAAGATCACGCACCTCATATTCCACTCAACCTCAGGTGCGCACATGCCGGGAGCCGATTACCATATCATCAAGCTCCTGGGCCTTCAACTGAACGTGAAGAGAATCATGATGTACCAGCAAGGATGTTATGTTAGTGGCACTCTCCTGAGGATGGCAAAGGACATAGCCGAGAACAATCCTGGCGCGAGAATCCTTGTTGTATGCTCTGAGATAACACTTGGTGCCTTCCACGGGCCATGTGAGGCAGATTTAGATTCACTGGTGGGCCAAGCAATTATTGGTGATGGAGCAGCGGCACTGATCATCGGTGCTGATCCAGATGCATCATTCGAAAGGCCATTGTTCCAGCTGGTTTCTGCTTTGGAAACTATTATCCCCGATTCAGATGGTGCGATAGAAGGACCCTTGAGTGAAATGGGGCTCACTTTCCATCTGTCAAAGGGCGTACCCGCGTTAATCTCTAGTAATATTGAGAAGTTATTGGCGGATCTGTTGGGACCTTTTGGGATAGTAGGGGACTGGAACTCACTGTTCTGGGCCATCCATACAGGTGGGCGGGCTATACTGGACGGGATCGAGGCAAAGCTCGGATTGAACCAAGACAAGCTGCAGGCGACCAGGCATGTGCTGGGTGAGTATGGAAACATGGGCAGTGCATCAGTTTTCTTTGTTCTAGATGAGGTAAGACGACGATCTGCGACGGAAGGAACCAGAAAGGTGGTGACGGAAGGCGGTGCTGGAGGAAGAGGGAACAAATGGGGGATCTTGCTTGCCTTTGGAGCTGGTCTCACAGTGGACGCAGTTCTGCTTCTTAGCATCCCCACTGATCCAATTCCTAACTAGAAGCAAGTGGGGAACAAATCCAAGTTAGCATGTGTGCCGTTTGTGCGTCCCGAGCAACAAGCTCGGTAGATTTTGCTattactctctttttctttttcttttcggttacAATGAGAGACTCATAACCTAATACaaggaaatggaaagaaaatctaaataaaggggTACGGGAAGTCTCACCGATGAGAATCAAACCTGAAACATCTAAATTACCAGGTGAGGGTATTAGCCACTGCACTACACCCCATTTCTATTACTCTCTTTTTACTTTGAGTGTAATCTGCGAGCTTTCCTTAACCTGTTGGTTGATACTCCCGTTCAGAAGTCAGCTGTCCTTAATTGAGCTATCCTTAAAAGACGTCAGTGGTTGATGGTGCAAGTGAGACTGCTCTAATTGATGAGTGGCATGAAACGGTGCCCAAGCttctatttaattattttttttttgagaaagcCGGCTTATATTCACTTTGTTGGTAGAGACTGATCACGTAAGGCGTTGGCTTTGCCCTGACCACGGGGCGCTTCCAATAGGCATCGAACTCTTACACTATGAATAAAGTCCATCTAATAAGGACTCAATTCGCCTTAAATCACTGATATTACTTAAGGGAAAAACACATTTTTAGTCCTCAACCTATGGCCGACGGTTCAGCCACTTTCATCataaatctattttttttgtcattctcATCCTCAACCTTTCGCTTTTTTGGCACTTTAGTTTTGCTAtacacttttttttgtcaaaagaCACACTCTCCATCAAAAACATTGTTTTAatgattattttaaaattttacgaGAAAAtaccaaaattttttaaaaaatgacacAAAAAAATgcaacaacaacaaaaagGGTAGTCCAGACGTTGGGGGCTCCCCGCAGGCAATTGCCCTTGCAAGGGAGGTCACCGGAGGCCTCCTATATCTCCGAGGACCTCCCTTGGACAGGCAGTGGCTGATGAGGGAATCTCTACTGCTGGGATTGAGGGGTGAAGTTCTTCTAAAATCTCTCGGATTTGATTTCATACTCATTCCAAGACCCAGCCAAAGAAAGATTTTAAATCAGAATCTCAACTTGTCCTCCCAAAATTCATTATTTGTCGAGCTAATCTCCCTCAACTCTATTCCAACGAACTAAGAAAAGACTGTCAATAGAAACAACCATCGAAGCAGTCCCAAGCATCAAAAGACTATTACACCATAGAGAAAAAGGGTGTGAATTTTGATGCATGACAAAAGACCTATGGCTCCATCCATGAGGAAATATGTGTAACGAGGAGGGTGGACTAGCTAGAGGACCTGACTAAAGATTGAGACTCTCTACAGAATAAGCATCTCTAAGAATCCTTATTGATCGAATTAAGAATACACATCATGTTGGGTTTATCCCTCTTATTTGGAAGAAGAGCAGGGCTTAATTTTATATGAGCTTTAACCGGTTCTTTAATAGGCCCGTGAGGGTTTGCATTCTCGAAATAAAAGTTGAGAAGTTAGAGGGATATTAATGCTGAAATGCAGACTATAGAGGGCAGCGACCAGCAGCAGATGGAGACTCGATCGAGACGTCAAATAAACTCCGATCGGGATAAAATTTAGGCAAGGACCTCACGACTTTTGGGGTTAGGTTTTGAATGTCAGAATTTTGATTGGAGATCATGCTGTTTTTGCTAAGTTTGTTATCCGCCTCTTGTAGGTGACGAATTATTAGGTTGTTGATCCAAGAGTGTTTTCTCTTGAGTTAGGGTCGCTCCAAGAGTTTGCCCTTGATGAAAAACAAAGTGTAACCATTATTGATTAATAAAGTTAGGTCGGAATTGGTCCCGTGATTTTCTTCCCATGTTAGATTTTCCATGTGAAAAATTTCGATGTCTCTCGATCTTTCGTATTGCTTGTATTTGAGTCCTATTTTGATCACGCAAGACGGGAAAGAACAACTCTTTATCCGTAGGTGTTCTGCAATCCTTTCGCAACACATTAAACTATCATCTGCTACGCGCAAATGATGGCtttgaaattcaaaaagaaACAGAGTGAGGAATGTAAGTGGGTTAAGTTTATATTTTGCACCATAATTATTtgtcatttaaaaaaaactaaattgaaaaatatatgcatttatTGATAGCACCCAAATTTAGGTGCGATCAACCGACTCCACTCCCCAATTTATAGATCCGCCCATAGGGATTTGTTTCTGTACGACCTACGACAAGGGATTGCCCAACCTAACACTGAAATTCAAAGAAGTagctgtttttcttttatagggCATGAAAGttttctccatttttcttctcttttataaaaaaaaaaattcagaaatcATGTTTACATAttcaaaattaagaattttcaaccttgtattttatatataataactatTGGAGACTTTCCAATTAAAGGGAGAGTAACTGAGATATGATAATTATAGTtttggtcctataagtttgaGCACTTTTCTAGTTCATCCtttcccttaatttttttttttatttttgtcctATACGTTTAGATGTTTTTCTATATGTATCCTTCCGTTACAAACACTGTTAACTATTGTTGAATTGGAGCCACATGGCCGCCACGTAGGATACCCATGCCACATCAGTATTAGAGTACGACTAGTCAActgagaaaattaaaattagtggttaaaaaaatggagaaaaatcAATCGGGTAACAAAGATTTCTTCTTGCAATGGAAAGCGTAGTGTCGAGAATGGACCTGGATGCGAGGTCAATCAAGCCGATGATGATTTTTATGATTAGGGCCGACAGGCTTCATCGGCTCCCATCTCTGCGAGGAAATAATGCTCAAGACGTCGGACAAATTGCTCACCCTCAATGTTTACAACGACAAGATCAAGCACCTCCCTGAGGCTGATGCCCTCCTCAGGCTCCGGCACATCCATTCCACTCCCTCAACATCAGGCACGATTGCTGCCTCGAAGGCCCCAATAAAATGTCAGATCTGTTGCATCTAATCCTCATCCTCTCAATCGCATTTGCCTAGTTCTGCATCAGATGTATTGGGTTGCATTCACTTTGCTTGATTTACTTATAATGGAGCTCTATCTGTTCGTTCATAATTTTTGGATGTGACGAATCATTTTCACCACGGTTTGTGTCTTGTTACTTTCTGGAACTTTCGGTGTTGGCTTGATTTTGTAGCTTGATGATTTTGCATATtcctcttctcttttcttttcttcaattcCTGAACATTTgatttctccaatttttttaccactaattttatttttttcctattgACTTGATCTTTTCTAATATTGATGCGGCATGGGTATTCTATGTGGCGGCCATGTGGCtccaattcagtggtaatcaATGGTGTTAATAATGGAATGTCACAAACAGAAAAGCATCTAGACATATATGattaaaacagaaaaaaattaaggaaaaggataaaaaaaaaaagtgctcAAGCCTATAGGaccaaaattataatttttcctaattgatataattaaaaaagaaaaaaattgataaaaaaaatcttccaattaaaaagaagaaacttgGAAACTATTAAAAATACATCTCTAAATTGCTTTAAATTTGGGAAATTAGGAAAATCTCTTTTCCTAAAAAAATTGTTCttcattttaagtaaataaacACAAAATTCTCTTTTCGGAAATTTTTCTCACAGTAAATAGGGTCGAACtacttttttaataaaaaaaagaacgactgaaaatttaaaaaattaaataggaaaaagaCAGATATCACAAATTGCATGGAGGGAGCAGGGACTGGGGCCATCCGCCGTCGTCGACGGCCATTCCTCAGGTCTTGCGGGACCTAAGCCTGAGTAAGTACAGCCCGAGATTAATAGGAGTAACGGACCCAATCCCATTGTCCATCTCTGAGATATCCATTTCATTTGCCCATTCAGTAGGAATGGGGAAAGGGATGGGTCTGGGACTGTGAGCCTCCTCCATACCGCACATTATACCCATCCATATCAGCGACTTGATTTCCAAATCCGTGGTAAACTCCGttaaattttagaataaattgcatataaaattacgtgatttgtccaattaaaaaagaaaaacacatgTAATATTAATCAATGGGGCGTCATTGATAAgtattttcctttcattaCAGTAATTTTATGTTTCAATCTTAATGGTCACATATGTGTTTCAAATCAAGccgttttatcaattttataatttttttgatgaattatcaattttataattaagtgAGACTACAAGGAACGAACTTATCTATTTTGTAtgattaagaatattaaaaaCTATTGATGAAGACAATTCTCTTCTATCTCTTCTATCAACTCACCGAATTGCATGTGATGAAGAAGCGAAGACTTCTCGTTGCTTgaagaggaaaggaaaaatgGAATTGAATTTACATTGAGGAAAGGAAAATTGGAATTGAATTTACATTGAGGAAAGGAAAATTggaattgaattttcatttgtcCAGCTAAATTAACGTGGCAGCCTTAGGTCtatgttattattatattttattatatatgccATAACATAACATTTATCttttgtgtcaattttatcacaacatttcaaaattatgCTGTATAGAGTGTTGTGACAAGATGCCTGTAACACGAGATGAGATAACATAGAAAACACGATCGAACACCGTACATATGTGGTAAAACCCTTCCCaatgagaaaggaaaaacGTCCATGGCGCAGAGTAAAAGAATCTCTAAATAATGAACCAGAGATTACAGCTCTCAAATATATCTCTCATCCCCTCTTCATTACTAATTCCATACCGAGAAGAGTCTGACGCGATCATTCAATTCTTTCCAACTTTCTCACTTTTATATCTTAGAGTTACAAAGAAATTTTTCCTGGAGAACtctataaagaaaatgaataatttaGTCTTTTTAATGAATCTAAATTTTTCAAcaataattttcttcattcaatcCCAGATCGGGATTGAAAGCAAATGAGGTTTTGAGAGATGAAAGTTTAACATGTATT from Punica granatum isolate Tunisia-2019 chromosome 3, ASM765513v2, whole genome shotgun sequence includes:
- the LOC116198828 gene encoding chalcone synthase 1-like; protein product: MDMEIKIQEGLQKARGPATILALGTANPANIIHQADFPDFYFQVTNSDNMTLLKEKFKRICDKTMIKKRHMVLTRDLLERNTNMCAYGASSLNARQDILVPMVPELGKEAALKAIIEEWGLPKSKITHLIFHSTSGAHMPGADYHIIKLLGLQLNVKRIMMYQQGCYVSGTLLRMAKDIAENNPGARILVVCSEITLGAFHGPCEADLDSLVGQAIIGDGAAALIIGADPDASFERPLFQLVSALETIIPDSDGAIEGPLSEMGLTFHLSKGVPALISSNIEKLLADLLGPFGIVGDWNSLFWAIHTGGRAILDGIEAKLGLNQDKLQATRHVLGEYGNMGSASVFFVLDEVRRRSATEGTRKVVTEGGAGGRGNKWGILLAFGAGLTVDAVLLLSIPTDPIPN